The segment TAGTCTGCCTGGAGTTGCGATAACTACTTCGGCTCCCATTGTAAGACCTCTTTTTTGCTGTTCAAAAGCAATGCCATCACTTCCTCCATATATAGCCACACTCGAGACAGATAGAAAATAGGAGAAGCCCTCCATCTGTTGATCTATTTGTTGAGCGAGTTCTCTAGTGGGAGACATGATGATGCAGTTGACTTTATCTGGTATGTGTTTCCCTTCCGATAGCTTATCTAGTATAGGCAATAAGAAGGCAGCAGTTTTACCTGTACCTGTTTGCGCTACTGCAATTAAATCTTTGTTTTCTAAGATGATTGGAATAGCTTTTTCTTGAATAGGAGTTGACTCCTCAAAATTCATTGCATCGAGAGCTTCAAGAACGCTATCGTGTAAATTGAGTTCGGAAAACTTCATAATATGTATTTTCTCTTTTTATACAAAGATAATAGTTAATGTAGCGAGCTACAAAGTAAGTTGATGCTTTTTGTTTCTACAACTATAAATAAAAAGGAAAGAGGGTTTATAAGCGTCCTAAATCTTCTAAGTGTGAATCTTTAAAGCCTAAGAAATAGAGTACTCCATCTAAACCTATTGTATTGATAGATTGCTCTGCATTTTCTTTTACTTTGGGCTTGGCGTGAAAAGCAATACCAAGTCCTGCTTCATTGAGCATTGGTAGGTCATTTGCTCCATCACCTACAGCTATGGTCTGGGCAATATCTACCTTTTCTTTTGCTGCTATTTCATGAAGTAATTCAACTTTTCTTTGTCCATCCACTATTTCACCTAAATAATGCCCCGTTAATTTGCCTTCTTTTATTTCTAATTGATTGGCATATACATAATCTATATCATATTTTTTTTGTAGATATTTACCGAAATAAGTGAACCCTCCCGACAAAATAGCCACTTTATAACCATGTTTCTTGAGTACATACATTAATCTATCAACACCTTCCGTTATCGGTAGATTCTTAGCAATTTCTATCATAACACTTTCATCGAGCCCTTTGAGAAGAGAAACTCTTTTTTTGAAACTTTGTTTGAAGTCTATTTCCCCACGCATGGCACTAGCTGTTATCGCTTTTACCTGATCTCCTACACCTGCTCGCATAGCCAATTCATCAATTACTTCTGTTTGAATAAGTGTAGAGTCCATGTCAAAACAGATAAGCCGACGCATTCGGCGATACATACTATCTTCTTGTAAAGAATAATCTACACCCAAGTTGCGAGATAGAGCCATAAGCTCTTTTTGCATTTGTGTTGGGTTTAATGGAGTACCCCTTAGAGAGAATTCAACGCAAGCTCTAATGTTTGATTTCGTTTCATCGAGAGGTATTCTACCCGTTAGTCTTTTAATCGTATCTATATTAAGCTTTTGCTTAATAATAATCTGTGTAGTTTCTGCAATTTGTTGGGCCGTAATTTTTCGTCCAAGAAGCGTAAGAATATATCTGTTTTTACCTTGTTGGTTTACCCAGGAATTATAATCGTGTTCAGAAATATTTTGGAAATGAGATTGAACTCCTAGTAAATGGCTCTGTTTTTTTAATTCTGATAACAAATCATCTTCTTTTGATTTGTCAATTTGACAAAGAATTCCGAGTGTCATAGATTGATGAATATCTGCTTGACCAATATCTAGAACAGTTGCATTAAAGTCTGCCAATGTCTGAGTAATGATATGCGTTAAGCCAGGTCTATCAACACCTGCGATACGAATTTGAATTAATTTCGAACCTTTATTTTCCATTTTCCAAATTATTTTTTGTCTTTACAAAAGTAGCGAAAATAAGCTGATAGTCGAGTTTTATGCTTGCTTTAATAAGTTACATAAAGTGTTTATTAGTATTAATTATTTGGAAGTTAGTATTTTAATTCCATACCTTTGTAGTCGGTTTCGAAATTGAAGGTACTGATAATCAATACATTTATTAGGTATAAGTGCCTTCGTGATAAATAATATTTCGGGATGAAACCACTGTTTCGGCAGGCCCGGATAGTACTAACTAAATTCGAGTTACATGAGACATGTAAAATGGATTTTTGTTGTATTACTAGCAAGTTCCTTGACTTCTTTTGTAGACAAAGGCAAATCTACCGGAGGTTTGAATGTGGGTGATGTAGCCCCTGATATTGATATCGAACCTACATCAAATAAAGCAAATAATGCAGATTTTTCTCTTTCTGACGTCAAAGGAAAATATGTATTACTTAGTTTCTGGGCCAGTTACGATGCACAATCCCGGATGCAAAATATAAAAATGAGCAATGTGCTAAAGTCAACTGATCTCAGTATTGAGATGGTCTCTATCTCTTTTGATGAGTTTTCGTCAATATATAAAGAGACATTACGTATTGATAATATAAATACATCTAATTGTTACTTAGTGCCAGATGGTAACAAATCTACGATTTATAAGACGTATAAATTAGATCGTGGATTTAAAAATTACTTATTGGATGAAGATGGCGTGATTATAGCCAAAGACATCACGGCTGCTGAGCTTCCTACTTTATTGCGTATGGCATCATCGTATTATACTGATGCGAGAGCTTTGAAAAGGGAAGGCTATAATTTAAGGGTTAAAATATAAATTTTATACTTGCAAAATTAAACTCTTAAATAGGTTAATAAGGAAATAAATACAACAAAATAAAACCGTTGACAAAGAGATTATTCTCTATGTTAGCGGTTTTTTTATGCTTTCAAATTTGAAATATATTGACTAATATTTCTTTTAAAAAAAACATATATTATACGAGTAACTCACTTAATTTCATTAATTTTGTGCGTGCTGTCTAGAAGGTACTGCTATATATAATAGCAATTATTTTAGATAGACTTTAAATTATTCTAATTTATTGTTCAATGTACAATCGTTTTCACAAGACATTTATTCCTTTAATTCTGCCTATGTGCGGACGATTTATTGCTAACCTACAATGAAAGAACTAAGACATGAATGTGGCGTTGCCATGATTCGCCTACTCAAACCTCTAGAGTATTATCAAGAAAAGTATGGAACTTGGATGTATGCCATCAATAAGCTCTATTTGCTTATGGAAAAGCAACATAACAGAGGGCAAGATGGAGCTGGTTTAGCCTGTGTTAAACTAGAAACAGAGCCTGGAGAAGAGTATATGTTCCGAGAGCGAGCCTTAGGTTCCAACGCTATTACTGAAATCTTTACTACCGTTCACTCTAACTTTAATGGATTAAGTTCCGAAAAACTGAATGATGTTGCTTGGGCTAAGAAAAACCTCCCTTTTGCAGGAGAAATATTCTTGGGACACCTTCGTGATAATAGTACGGGGCGTGTAGGTATTGAATATGTACACCCCTTCTTGCGTCGTAATAATTGGAGAGCAAAGAATCTGGCTCTATGTGGTAATTTTAGTATGACCAACTTAGATGAGATTTTTACGCGCATTACTGCGATTGGACAGCATCCACGTAAATATGCAGATGCTTATATTCTTCTTGAACAGATGGGGCATCGCTTGGATCGAGAAGTGGAAAGAGTTTTCGATTTAGCAGAAGCAGAAGGCCATACTGGCATGGCTATCACCAATTATATTGAGAAGAATATAGAAACAGCCAATGTACTTCGTTCTAGTTGCAAAGATTGGGATGGTGGTTATGTTATGTGTGGGTTAACAGGTAGTGGCGAAAGTTTTGCACTGCGTGACCCATGGGGTATTCGACCAGCTTTTTATTATATGGATGATGAGATTGTTGTTTTGGCATCAGAAAGACCTGTAATCCAAACAACATTAAATGTCCGTGCCGAAGATGTGAAAGAACTAAACCCTGGACAATCCATGCTAATTAGCAAAGATGGAAAAATCCGTTTTAGAAATATCTTAAAAGCACATGAAAATAAGGCTTGTTCTTTTGAGCGTATTTATCTTTCTCGTGGTAGTGATGTCGATATTTATAAAGAACGGAAACGACTTGGAGAGATGCTTATCCCTTCTATCTTGAAGGCTATAGATGACGACTTAGATCATACTGTGTTTTCTTTTATTCCTAATACAGCAGAAGTTGCATTCTATGGTTTGCTTGAGGGATTAGATATCTATTTAAATAAAGATAAAGCTAGACAAATTGCAGCTTTAGGTAATAAGCCTACTGTAGAACAAATGCAAGAGATCTTATCACACCGTATTCGCTCTGAGAAAGTAGCTATAAAGGATATCAAGTTGAGAACATTTATTGCTGAGTGTAATAGTCGAAACGATTTAGCTACTCACGTGTATGATGTAACTTATGGTAGCTTGGTAGCAGGAGAAGATAATTTAGTTATTATTGACGATAGTATAGTAAGAGGTACTACTTTAAAGCAAAGCATTCTTAGCATACTAGATCGATTGAACCCCAAGAAAATAGTAGTGGTTTCCTCTTCTCCTCAAGTGAGGTATCCAGATTACTATGGTATCGACATGACACGAATGGATGAGTTTATTGCTTTCCTTGCCGCTGTAGAACTATTAAAAGAACAAGGCAAGGTGAGTGTCATAGAAGATGCTTATAAAAAATCAAAAGCACAAATTAATAAGCCTCGCCAAGAAATGGTCAATTATGTGAAAGATATTTATGCACCATTTACAGATACTGAAGTAGCTGATAAAATAGCAGATATTGTTAAACCCGCTAATCTTCATGCCGAATTGGAAATAGTTTATCAGCCTATAGAAGGCTTACATGAAGCTTGCCCTAATCATAAAGGCGATTGGTATTTCACGGGTGATTATCCTACTACAGGAGGAGTGAAGTTATTGAATCAGGCATTTATTAATTATGTAGAAAAGAATTTCGATTTTAAATAACAGATATAAGAATAAGAAATAGAGATAAGTGGGGCTTCCTATAAGTGGTAGCCTCACTTTTTTTATAGTCTGAAATTTAATTATCATAAATTGAAAATTGCTATTTTATGAACTCAATAAGAGATAAAATAAAGTTTATAAACTCCCTTATTTACTACTGCGTCATTCAATCATTTTATCAGGGTTAAGAGAGTGTCTTGACTAAGTCATGACATCATCATGTCGGTGTCAAAGTAATCTTATTGTTGAGTTTTTAGTGGAGTATCTTTTGTGCTTTTATATAAAACCTATTTATAGAATAGAATAGTTTATTCCTTTTTTAATCTCTTTGAGTAAGCTTGAGAATAAGTTTATACGGCAAGATCTATTACTATAATCCTCTTTCTATTTAAGCGTGTGAAAAGAAGGAATATGAATTATCTTTCTTTTTAAAGAAATCATGTTCCTATCTTTTAGCTCATTCAGCATTTTAGAGACATTTAAACGTGTGTCGTTTAATTGAAATGCTAAATCTTCCATAGTGATGTAAAGTGTAATGGGTTGGTCTACATTGTCAACATGACTTTTTATAAAATACTTAAATCGATCTGATAATTCATTGGTATATTTATTTTCCCAAATCAGATTATAAAGGCTGTGAGTGTTTCTGCTTAATATATTTAAATAATTGAGCTCAAATATAGGGTAGTTCATAAGTTCGGAGAGGACATAACTTTTCTCAATAGTCATTATATCACACTCTGATATTGTAGAATATGAGGCTTGGTAGGTAGGAGCTAAACCAAAAAGAGATTGTGGTTCTAGTAAGCAAGGGGCAGAAACAGATTGCTCTATTCGGAATACCTGATCTTTGCTATTTGTTACTTTAGTAAGTGAGCCTTCTAGTAAGAAAAACAATTTTGTACAGTTTTCTTCTTGTTCTATAATAGGGGTATTGGCTGGAATCGTTTGAAAGTGTAGTTTTACTTTTTCAATAATCTCAGTAATATCAGCCTGATTTAACCCTTGGAAAAGAGGTAGCTGTAAAAGTTTTTTATACATAGTGTGCATCGACATTTCTCCTTCTTTAGTTGAAATATAGTGTAAAAATAGTGAATCGTTATATTTTATTACAAGGTATAGTTGAATATCTCTAAATATATCTATATTTGTATATTCTCTGTATATTTAACCTTAACACTATTACTATGTTATCATCATTTAGTTTCCAGCAGGCCATAAGTGCTTTTTTAATCCTCTTTGGTATTATTGATATCACAGGATCAATACCTATCATATTAAATTTAAAAGCTAGAGGAAAGACCATACACCCCATGAGAGCTACACTCATCTCATTTGCTCTTTTACTTGTGTTTTTCTATGCTGGTGAGTTGATGCTTCAACTTTTTGATATTGATATTGAGTCTTTTGCAATAGCAGGGGGGCTCGTGTTGTTTATAATGGCTATTGAAATGCTCTTGGATATTGAAATATTTAAGTACAAAGGACCATCAGATGAAGCAACTATTATCCCATTGGTATTCCCTTTAGTTGCTGGTCCGGCTGCTTTTACCACTCTGTTAACTCTAAGATCAACCTTTGATAGTGTAAATATTCTTACAGGCTTAAGTTTGAATATGATATATGTATTCTTTGTTTTGAGTGCAACAAATGTTATTCAACGAATATTAGGTAAAAGTGGTATTTATATTGTACGTAAATTCTTCGCAATTATATTATTAGCTATTTCAGTCGAAGTAATAATTTCCAATATATATGGACTTACAAACAATTGTTAAGTAGATAGTTGAGTTATATTGAGTAAAGTTTGTATTTCTTACAAAAATTGATACTTGTAAATTTTACTCCTTACATAAAAGTATGTACCTTGTAGTAGAATGCAAATTAATTTGCATTCTATTTTAACACTGTGAAAACTGGAAAATACTTATTGTATGAGTTATTTACGATTTGATAGAACTGTAATGTTAAACCTTGAGGAGTCTTTACCTCGCGAGGTTTTAAGAACCAATAAATCGGGAGCCTATCATTGTACTACAATTGTTGACTGTAATACTAGAAAATATCATGGTTTACTTGTTGTACCTATACCTGAACTAGGAGATGATAATCATGTTTTGCTTTCATCCCTAGATGAGACTGTTATTCAACATGGAGCCGAGTTTAATTTGGCATTGCATGAATATAATGGCGGTCACTTTAGTCCGAATGGGCACAAGTATATAAGGGAGTTCGATTGTGAAAAGATACCCGCTACCATTTATAGAGTAGGAGGGGTTATTTTAAAAAAAGAAAAAATATTTGTGCGTCATGAGCAACGTATATTAATCAGATATACATTGCTTGATGCACATTCAAAAACCACTATACGCTTTAAGCCTTTCTTGGCATTTAGGAAAGTAACTACCTGTACTCATGAGAATGATGCTATCAACAAACATTATGATGAGGTAAAGTGTGGTATTAAAACGAGTTTATATCCAGGCTACCCAGAGTTATATATGCAACTCAGTAAGCAGGGTAATTTTATATTCACACCAGACTGGTATAGAAACTTTGAATTCCGAAAAGAACGTGAGAGAGGTCATGATTATAGCGAAGATCTTTATGTGCCAGGCTATTTTGAAACACCAATGGCTAAAGGTGAGTGTGTGGTATTTTCTGCTGGATTATCAGAAACAGAACCTACAAATCTAAAACAACTTTTCGATCAAGAAATAGCAGCACGTACTCCTCGTGATAGCTTTGAACATTGTTTAAAAAACTCAGCTCAACAGTTTTATAATAAGCAAGGAAATCGTAGCTACATTGTAGCTGGGTATCCTTGGTATAATAAACAAAGAGCAAGAGATCTTTTTGTTTCACTTCCTGGATTGACTTTAACAACCGATCATAGAGATTGGTTTGAGAAAGTAATGGATACAGCACAAGATAAAGTGTCTGCCTTCATGACTACTCAAGGAGGTGATGAAGGACAGTTGAAAGATTTAGGAGATTCCGATGTCCTATTATGGATTATTTGGGCTTTACAAGAATATGCAAAAGCTACATCATTACTTGATTGTAAGAATAAATATGGCTCATTCATTTTTGATATTATTAAATATATCAAATCTCATAAGCATCCTAATTTGTTTTTACATGCTAATGGCTTGCTTTATACCAATGGCAAGAATAAACCTGTAACATGGATGAATGCTGTAGTAGAAGGTAAACCTGTTACTCCTCGAAGTGGCTATGTTGTAGAAATAAATGCTTTGTGGTACAATGCGCTAAGATTTGTAGAAAGTATATATGAGATGGATTCGACATCTGTAGTACCTCCTGCACTTAAAGAGCTTATCACAGCAGTAGAACATTCTTTTGCTTCTACTTTCCTCAATAAATATGGCTATTTATATGATTATGTAGATGGTAGTCACGTTGATTGGAGCGTACGCCCTAATATGATACTAGCTGTTGGGTTAGATTATTCTCCACTAGATAAAAAACAGATGAAATCTGTATTGGATATTGTAACCAAAGAGTTACTTACGCCAAAAGGATTGCGATCATTGAGTCCCAAAAGTATGGGATATAATCCTATATACATTGGTTCTATTAGAGATCGAGGTTATGCGTACCACCAAGGAACAGCATGGCCATGGTTAATGGGATTTTATACTCAAGCTTATTTAAAACTGCATAAGAGAAGTGGTGTATCTTTTATAGAGCGTCAGTTAATCGGGTTTGAATCTGAAATGAGTAATAACTGCATAGGATCACTATCTGAATTATACGATGGAAATCCTCCATTCAAAGGGCGAGGAGCAATTTCATTTGCTATGAATACCGCAGAAATTCTGAGAGTATTAAAAATATTATCAAATTATTATTTAGAATAGGAGGGAGGTAATAGATGAAAGTTTTAATGTTTGGGTGGGAGTTTCCACCACATATTTTAGGAGGGTTGGGTACAGCCAGTTTTGGTATGACAAAAGGTCTCTCAGCTCATAAAGATGTAGATATTACCTTCTGTGTACCTAGATTACATGGTGATGAAGATCATAGCTTTATTAAGCTAATCGGAATGAGTAATGTTCCTGTAGTTTGGAAAGATGTAAATATGGACTATGTGAAATCTAGAATTGATGGCTTGATGGATCCTCAGTACTTCTTTGAACTACGCAATCGCATTTATGCAGACTTTAGCTCAATCTTCACCAATGATTTGGGCTGTATTGATTTCTCAGGTCAGTATCCCGAAAACATTCAAGAAGAAATAAACAATTACTCAATAGCAGCTGGTGTAGTAGCTCGTGAAGAAGAATATGATATTATTCACTCTCACGATTGGGTAACTTATCCTGCAGGAATTCACGCAAAATTAGTTTCAGGTAAACCTTTAGTCATTCACGTACATGCTACCGACTTTGATAGAAGTAGAGGAAATGTAAATCCAGTAGTGTATAACATTGAGAAAAATGGAATGGATTATGCGGATCATATTCTTTGTGTTAGTGAATTGACTAGGCAAACTGTTATAAATAATTATAACCAGTCTCCTTCGAAAGTATCTGTGATGCACAATGCTGTGATGCCACTGTCTGATGAGATACAGGCAATTGTCCCCAAGAAATTTGAAAAGGAAAAATTAGTTACATTCCTAGGACGAATTACCATGCAAAAAGGGCCAGAGTATTTTGTTGAGGCAGCTGCATTAGTTTTGCAAAAGCTGAAAAATGTACGCTTTGTTATGGCGGGTAGTGGAG is part of the Bacteroides coprosuis DSM 18011 genome and harbors:
- a CDS encoding multiple antibiotic resistance (MarC)-related protein (COGs: COG2095 Multiple antibiotic transporter~InterPro IPR002771~KEGG: bth:BT_4301 hypothetical protein~PFAM: Multiple antibiotic resistance (MarC)-related~SPTR: Putative uncharacterized protein;~TIGRFAM: Multiple antibiotic resistance (MarC)-related~IMG reference gene:2504106731~PFAM: MarC family integral membrane protein~TIGRFAM: membrane protein, MarC family), which codes for MYILCIFNLNTITMLSSFSFQQAISAFLILFGIIDITGSIPIILNLKARGKTIHPMRATLISFALLLVFFYAGELMLQLFDIDIESFAIAGGLVLFIMAIEMLLDIEIFKYKGPSDEATIIPLVFPLVAGPAAFTTLLTLRSTFDSVNILTGLSLNMIYVFFVLSATNVIQRILGKSGIYIVRKFFAIILLAISVEVIISNIYGLTNNC
- a CDS encoding Amylo-alpha-16-glucosidase (COGs: COG3408 Glycogen debranching protein~InterPro IPR010401~KEGG: bfs:BF0919 hypothetical protein~PFAM: Amylo-alpha-1,6-glucosidase~SPTR: Putative uncharacterized protein;~IMG reference gene:2504106732~PFAM: Amylo-alpha-1,6-glucosidase; Glycogen debranching enzyme N terminal~TIGRFAM: glycogen debranching enzyme, archaeal type, putative), with the protein product MSYLRFDRTVMLNLEESLPREVLRTNKSGAYHCTTIVDCNTRKYHGLLVVPIPELGDDNHVLLSSLDETVIQHGAEFNLALHEYNGGHFSPNGHKYIREFDCEKIPATIYRVGGVILKKEKIFVRHEQRILIRYTLLDAHSKTTIRFKPFLAFRKVTTCTHENDAINKHYDEVKCGIKTSLYPGYPELYMQLSKQGNFIFTPDWYRNFEFRKERERGHDYSEDLYVPGYFETPMAKGECVVFSAGLSETEPTNLKQLFDQEIAARTPRDSFEHCLKNSAQQFYNKQGNRSYIVAGYPWYNKQRARDLFVSLPGLTLTTDHRDWFEKVMDTAQDKVSAFMTTQGGDEGQLKDLGDSDVLLWIIWALQEYAKATSLLDCKNKYGSFIFDIIKYIKSHKHPNLFLHANGLLYTNGKNKPVTWMNAVVEGKPVTPRSGYVVEINALWYNALRFVESIYEMDSTSVVPPALKELITAVEHSFASTFLNKYGYLYDYVDGSHVDWSVRPNMILAVGLDYSPLDKKQMKSVLDIVTKELLTPKGLRSLSPKSMGYNPIYIGSIRDRGYAYHQGTAWPWLMGFYTQAYLKLHKRSGVSFIERQLIGFESEMSNNCIGSLSELYDGNPPFKGRGAISFAMNTAEILRVLKILSNYYLE
- a CDS encoding putative transcriptional regulator, Crp/Fnr family (COGs: COG0664 cAMP-binding protein - catabolite gene activator and regulatory subunit of cAMP-dependent protein kinase~InterPro IPR000595~KEGG: bth:BT_4300 Crp family transcriptional regulator~PFAM: Cyclic nucleotide-binding domain~SPTR: Putative uncharacterized protein;~IMG reference gene:2504106730~PFAM: Cyclic nucleotide-binding domain), which translates into the protein MHTMYKKLLQLPLFQGLNQADITEIIEKVKLHFQTIPANTPIIEQEENCTKLFFLLEGSLTKVTNSKDQVFRIEQSVSAPCLLEPQSLFGLAPTYQASYSTISECDIMTIEKSYVLSELMNYPIFELNYLNILSRNTHSLYNLIWENKYTNELSDRFKYFIKSHVDNVDQPITLYITMEDLAFQLNDTRLNVSKMLNELKDRNMISLKRKIIHIPSFHTLK
- a CDS encoding Amidophosphoribosyltransferase (COGs: COG0034 Glutamine phosphoribosylpyrophosphate amidotransferase~InterPro IPR000583~KEGG: bfs:BF2659 putative phosphoribosylpyrophosphate amidotransferase~PFAM: Glutamine amidotransferase, class-II~PRIAM: Amidophosphoribosyltransferase~SPTR: Putative uncharacterized protein;~IMG reference gene:2504106729), with amino-acid sequence MKELRHECGVAMIRLLKPLEYYQEKYGTWMYAINKLYLLMEKQHNRGQDGAGLACVKLETEPGEEYMFRERALGSNAITEIFTTVHSNFNGLSSEKLNDVAWAKKNLPFAGEIFLGHLRDNSTGRVGIEYVHPFLRRNNWRAKNLALCGNFSMTNLDEIFTRITAIGQHPRKYADAYILLEQMGHRLDREVERVFDLAEAEGHTGMAITNYIEKNIETANVLRSSCKDWDGGYVMCGLTGSGESFALRDPWGIRPAFYYMDDEIVVLASERPVIQTTLNVRAEDVKELNPGQSMLISKDGKIRFRNILKAHENKACSFERIYLSRGSDVDIYKERKRLGEMLIPSILKAIDDDLDHTVFSFIPNTAEVAFYGLLEGLDIYLNKDKARQIAALGNKPTVEQMQEILSHRIRSEKVAIKDIKLRTFIAECNSRNDLATHVYDVTYGSLVAGEDNLVIIDDSIVRGTTLKQSILSILDRLNPKKIVVVSSSPQVRYPDYYGIDMTRMDEFIAFLAAVELLKEQGKVSVIEDAYKKSKAQINKPRQEMVNYVKDIYAPFTDTEVADKIADIVKPANLHAELEIVYQPIEGLHEACPNHKGDWYFTGDYPTTGGVKLLNQAFINYVEKNFDFK
- a CDS encoding alkyl hydroperoxide reductase/ Thiol specific antioxidant/ Mal allergen (InterPro IPR000866~KEGG: bfr:BF2301 hypothetical protein~PFAM: Alkyl hydroperoxide reductase subunit C/ Thiol specific antioxidant~SPTR: Putative uncharacterized protein;~IMG reference gene:2504106728~PFAM: AhpC/TSA family); translated protein: MRHVKWIFVVLLASSLTSFVDKGKSTGGLNVGDVAPDIDIEPTSNKANNADFSLSDVKGKYVLLSFWASYDAQSRMQNIKMSNVLKSTDLSIEMVSISFDEFSSIYKETLRIDNINTSNCYLVPDGNKSTIYKTYKLDRGFKNYLLDEDGVIIAKDITAAELPTLLRMASSYYTDARALKREGYNLRVKI
- a CDS encoding phosphoserine phosphatase SerB (COGs: COG0560 Phosphoserine phosphatase~InterPro IPR002912:IPR005834:IPR004469:IPR006383~KEGG: bfs:BF2389 putative phosphoserine phosphatase~PFAM: Haloacid dehalogenase-like hydrolase; Amino acid-binding ACT~PRIAM: Phosphoserine phosphatase~SPTR: Putative phosphoserine phosphatase;~TIGRFAM: Phosphoserine phosphatase SerB; HAD-superfamily hydrolase, subfamily IB, PSPase-like~IMG reference gene:2504106727~PFAM: haloacid dehalogenase-like hydrolase~TIGRFAM: Haloacid Dehalogenase superfamily, subfamily IB, phosphoserine phosphatase-like; phosphoserine phosphatase SerB) encodes the protein MENKGSKLIQIRIAGVDRPGLTHIITQTLADFNATVLDIGQADIHQSMTLGILCQIDKSKEDDLLSELKKQSHLLGVQSHFQNISEHDYNSWVNQQGKNRYILTLLGRKITAQQIAETTQIIIKQKLNIDTIKRLTGRIPLDETKSNIRACVEFSLRGTPLNPTQMQKELMALSRNLGVDYSLQEDSMYRRMRRLICFDMDSTLIQTEVIDELAMRAGVGDQVKAITASAMRGEIDFKQSFKKRVSLLKGLDESVMIEIAKNLPITEGVDRLMYVLKKHGYKVAILSGGFTYFGKYLQKKYDIDYVYANQLEIKEGKLTGHYLGEIVDGQRKVELLHEIAAKEKVDIAQTIAVGDGANDLPMLNEAGLGIAFHAKPKVKENAEQSINTIGLDGVLYFLGFKDSHLEDLGRL
- a CDS encoding glycosyl transferase group 1 (COGs: COG0438 Glycosyltransferase~InterPro IPR001296~KEGG: bfs:BF0920 putative glycosyl transferase~PFAM: Glycosyl transferase, group 1~SPTR: Putative glycosyltransferase;~IMG reference gene:2504106733~PFAM: Starch synthase catalytic domain; Glycosyl transferases group 1), with protein sequence MFGWEFPPHILGGLGTASFGMTKGLSAHKDVDITFCVPRLHGDEDHSFIKLIGMSNVPVVWKDVNMDYVKSRIDGLMDPQYFFELRNRIYADFSSIFTNDLGCIDFSGQYPENIQEEINNYSIAAGVVAREEEYDIIHSHDWVTYPAGIHAKLVSGKPLVIHVHATDFDRSRGNVNPVVYNIEKNGMDYADHILCVSELTRQTVINNYNQSPSKVSVMHNAVMPLSDEIQAIVPKKFEKEKLVTFLGRITMQKGPEYFVEAAALVLQKLKNVRFVMAGSGDMMNDMIIMAAQKGIADRFHFPGFMRGKEVYEVLKASDVYIMPSVSEPFGISPLEAMQCSVPTIISKQSGCAEILSKCIKVDYWDIQAIADAIYAICTYPALYEYLQDEGKKEVDEIKWEYVGDRLKKKYEQIIKKH